The proteins below are encoded in one region of Campylobacter rectus:
- a CDS encoding phage late control D family protein, giving the protein MPSSVYLSPKVQIFYNGVDKTSAMDWINISITDNEGKDTDKLNITLGYGSPAPRFKDSIEIYIDGFFLGHFIIATIKTKYKRIYDIEAISANFMSSLKDRKSRSHIKLSYKQIIENIAKEHGLNTKINFDRSNEVVELEQHDMSDAAFCEKIANDLDLTFSIKNKTMIFIDRDKVADRVEYSLNEDEYLELNFEQTEIPNYASCEVTWRDTKAGQDKVTIAGSGAPVLKRQIFSADNEAEALKIAKSYLQGKQNSVFKGNVRCMGVPFFAGGYLNLQIESEIKRVIIKKITHTVNKSWISDIEFF; this is encoded by the coding sequence ATGCCAAGCTCCGTTTATTTAAGCCCCAAAGTGCAAATTTTTTATAACGGCGTCGATAAAACCTCAGCTATGGACTGGATCAACATCAGCATAACCGACAATGAAGGCAAAGACACCGACAAGCTCAACATTACGCTAGGATACGGCAGTCCAGCGCCGCGCTTTAAAGACAGTATCGAGATTTATATCGATGGCTTCTTTTTAGGGCACTTCATTATTGCCACCATTAAGACAAAATATAAAAGAATTTACGATATAGAGGCTATTTCGGCCAATTTTATGAGCTCATTAAAAGATCGCAAAAGCAGATCGCACATCAAGCTCAGTTATAAGCAAATCATCGAAAATATCGCCAAAGAGCACGGACTAAACACTAAGATAAATTTTGATCGTTCAAACGAAGTCGTAGAGCTTGAGCAGCACGACATGAGCGACGCCGCGTTTTGCGAAAAGATAGCAAATGACCTAGATTTAACCTTTAGTATCAAAAACAAAACGATGATTTTTATCGACAGAGACAAAGTTGCGGATCGCGTGGAATATAGCCTTAACGAGGATGAGTATTTGGAGCTAAATTTTGAGCAAACCGAAATCCCCAATTACGCCTCATGCGAGGTTACGTGGCGAGATACTAAGGCGGGGCAAGATAAAGTAACTATAGCCGGCAGTGGAGCGCCGGTGCTAAAAAGGCAGATTTTTTCAGCAGATAACGAGGCTGAGGCGCTCAAAATCGCAAAAAGCTATCTACAAGGCAAACAAAATAGCGTTTTTAAGGGCAATGTAAGATGTATGGGCGTGCCGTTTTTCGCCGGCGGATACTTAAATTTACAAATAGAGAGTGAAATAAAACGAGTCATCATAAAAAAGATCACGCACACCGTAAACAAATCATGGATCAGCGACATAGAATTTTTTTAA
- a CDS encoding amidohydrolase yields MDEVAAKVEALKDEMVKNRRFFHSHPETGFFTFFTTAKIASELKKLGYSLKMGREIMKPEARAGLGSKKDKEKYLERAKSLLSADEREFLPVMEDGLTGVVAELDTGRPGKTLAFRFDIDGVDVTESKDEAHRPFKEGFRADIDGITHACGHDGHITIGLAMAKLIAQNSDDFKGKFRFIFQTAEEGTRGAVPMEQAGVLDGVDYLLGGHIGFQAKTNGGIICGTNKLLATSKFDVNFTGRSAHAAGAPQEGANALLAAAQVALAMHGITRHADGVTRINVGVLRAGEGRNVIAPNGYIACETRGETTELNEFMFQKCMDIVAGVAQMYGVQYDVKLTGGTSGGDSSEEITDIYERAARQSPFIKDELIVRDLNFGACEDFAHFMHAVQKAGGKSGYLMIGTKLAAGHHNGAFDFDESALLSGTDVFLRSAYAINGKDA; encoded by the coding sequence ATGGACGAGGTAGCAGCAAAAGTCGAAGCGCTAAAAGACGAAATGGTGAAAAATAGGCGGTTTTTTCACTCGCATCCCGAGACCGGATTTTTCACGTTTTTTACGACGGCAAAGATCGCTAGCGAGCTAAAAAAGCTCGGCTACAGCCTAAAAATGGGACGCGAGATAATGAAGCCGGAAGCCAGAGCGGGTCTTGGTAGCAAAAAAGATAAAGAAAAATATCTCGAGCGAGCAAAAAGCCTGCTAAGCGCCGACGAGCGCGAGTTTTTACCTGTGATGGAGGATGGACTAACGGGCGTGGTGGCCGAGCTTGATACGGGTAGACCGGGCAAGACGCTTGCGTTTAGATTCGACATCGACGGCGTGGACGTGACCGAGAGCAAGGATGAGGCGCACAGGCCGTTTAAAGAGGGCTTTAGAGCCGATATAGACGGCATCACGCACGCCTGTGGGCATGACGGACACATCACGATCGGCCTAGCTATGGCTAAGCTCATCGCGCAAAATTCGGATGATTTTAAAGGTAAATTTAGATTTATATTTCAAACCGCCGAGGAGGGCACGAGAGGCGCCGTGCCGATGGAGCAAGCAGGCGTGCTAGATGGCGTGGACTACTTGCTAGGCGGTCACATCGGCTTTCAGGCAAAAACTAACGGCGGCATCATCTGTGGTACGAACAAGCTTCTTGCGACGTCAAAATTCGACGTAAATTTCACGGGTAGATCGGCTCACGCGGCGGGCGCTCCGCAAGAAGGCGCAAACGCTCTGCTAGCTGCAGCTCAGGTGGCTCTAGCCATGCACGGTATCACGCGACATGCCGACGGCGTCACGCGCATAAACGTGGGCGTTTTGCGAGCGGGCGAGGGACGAAACGTCATCGCGCCAAACGGCTACATCGCCTGCGAAACGCGCGGCGAAACGACCGAGCTAAATGAATTTATGTTTCAAAAATGCATGGATATCGTCGCGGGCGTCGCGCAGATGTACGGCGTGCAGTATGATGTGAAGCTAACCGGCGGCACGAGCGGGGGTGATAGCAGCGAGGAGATCACCGATATCTACGAGCGCGCCGCGCGCCAGTCGCCTTTTATCAAGGACGAACTCATCGTGCGGGATCTAAATTTCGGCGCTTGCGAGGACTTCGCGCACTTTATGCACGCCGTGCAAAAAGCGGGCGGCAAGAGCGGCTATCTGATGATCGGCACCAAGCTTGCCGCAGGGCATCACAACGGCGCGTTTGACTTTGACGAGAGTGCGCTGCTGTCGGGTACAGACGTGTTTTTGCGCTCAGCGTACGCGATAAACGGCAAGGACGCGTGA
- a CDS encoding glycoside hydrolase family 3 N-terminal domain-containing protein produces the protein MKKFIAALFSALFLAGLPTVLNAAPAANQAKEKPTLRKMISQMIMIGFNGSDPKTAKEAVSEAKYQRFGGVMLLGKNISDKKKLTALTSAFKEAQKGIFIAIDEEGGQITRFKDKSGFETFISAQKAAKTLDLAAAGELYAKMAQQLKDVGINVNFAPVADVLNPKSTIIGSRGRAFSADIDEVSLYASEFMKASQARGVIAAMKHFPGHGNVEADSHTAKVVIENFDYTELKPYFDAIRKNEAKMIMVGHIYLAQRDALLPASLSPALIDSLLRGELKFDGVVISDDMLMGGLKDFTLQQKVINFINAGGDVMLFSDYKIGGRRTAELITQLVVDAVGAKQISKGRIEESYARIMKLKGSLK, from the coding sequence ATGAAAAAATTTATCGCCGCGCTTTTTTCGGCTCTGTTTTTGGCGGGTTTGCCGACCGTGCTAAACGCCGCTCCAGCCGCAAATCAAGCGAAAGAAAAGCCCACTCTTCGCAAAATGATATCTCAAATGATAATGATCGGCTTTAACGGCTCTGATCCTAAAACAGCCAAAGAAGCCGTCTCGGAGGCCAAATATCAGCGTTTTGGCGGCGTGATGTTGCTCGGTAAAAATATCTCGGACAAAAAAAAGCTTACGGCGCTAACGAGCGCATTTAAAGAGGCTCAAAAAGGTATTTTTATCGCTATCGACGAGGAAGGCGGGCAGATCACGAGATTTAAGGATAAGAGCGGATTTGAGACCTTTATCTCGGCGCAAAAAGCGGCAAAAACGCTCGATCTGGCCGCTGCGGGCGAGCTCTACGCTAAGATGGCGCAGCAGCTAAAAGATGTCGGCATAAACGTAAATTTCGCTCCCGTAGCCGACGTGCTAAATCCAAAATCCACGATCATCGGCTCGCGCGGCAGGGCGTTTAGCGCCGATATAGACGAGGTTTCGCTGTATGCGAGCGAGTTTATGAAGGCCTCGCAGGCTCGCGGCGTGATAGCGGCGATGAAGCACTTCCCGGGCCACGGTAACGTCGAGGCCGACAGCCACACCGCCAAGGTCGTGATCGAAAATTTTGATTACACCGAGCTTAAGCCGTATTTTGACGCTATTCGCAAAAACGAAGCCAAGATGATAATGGTCGGACACATCTATCTCGCCCAGCGCGACGCCTTGCTGCCCGCCTCGCTTTCGCCGGCGCTCATCGACAGTTTGCTGCGCGGTGAGCTCAAATTTGACGGCGTCGTCATCAGCGACGACATGCTAATGGGCGGATTAAAGGACTTCACGCTGCAGCAAAAAGTGATAAATTTTATCAACGCCGGCGGCGACGTGATGCTTTTTAGCGACTACAAGATAGGCGGGCGCAGGACTGCGGAGCTCATCACGCAGCTGGTCGTGGATGCGGTGGGCGCCAAACAGATATCAAAAGGGCGCATCGAGGAGTCCTACGCGCGAATAATGAAACTAAAGGGTAGCTTAAAATAG
- a CDS encoding NAD(P)H-dependent glycerol-3-phosphate dehydrogenase, giving the protein MKIAIIGAGKWGSALFHALSQKNDCVISSRRQLEGAHFVGLEEALKRDLLVVAIPSQSVSGWLKEHFKNFEQKILVASKGIETSSLRFLDEIYEQHVDTANLAFLSGPSFAKEIQNDLPCALVINSKNETLACEISRLFPQNIKAYASSDVIGAEIAGAYKNVIAIAGGICDGLGLGNSARASLISRGLVEMARFGEYFGAQQQTFLGLSGAGDLFLTASSVLSRNYRVGLGLAKNESLNKILNDLGEVAEGVDTAYAIEKIAAGKGIYTPIVNEVASMLRGKDVQESLKDLLSKK; this is encoded by the coding sequence ATGAAAATAGCCATCATCGGAGCGGGAAAGTGGGGCAGCGCGCTTTTTCACGCGCTTTCGCAAAAAAACGACTGCGTCATCAGCTCGCGCAGGCAGCTTGAAGGCGCGCATTTCGTGGGCCTAGAGGAGGCGCTAAAGCGCGATCTGCTCGTCGTCGCCATACCTTCTCAGTCCGTTAGCGGCTGGCTAAAAGAGCATTTTAAAAACTTCGAACAGAAAATTTTAGTCGCCTCAAAGGGCATCGAAACCTCGAGTCTACGTTTTTTAGACGAGATTTACGAACAGCACGTAGATACGGCAAATTTGGCCTTTTTGTCGGGTCCTAGCTTTGCTAAAGAGATACAAAACGACCTTCCCTGTGCGCTCGTGATAAACTCCAAAAACGAAACCCTTGCGTGCGAGATCTCGAGGCTTTTCCCGCAAAATATCAAAGCCTACGCCAGCAGCGACGTTATCGGAGCGGAGATCGCGGGTGCCTATAAAAACGTCATCGCTATCGCGGGCGGTATCTGCGACGGGCTCGGGCTTGGCAACAGCGCTCGCGCCAGCCTCATCTCGCGCGGACTTGTCGAGATGGCGAGATTTGGCGAGTATTTCGGCGCGCAACAGCAGACGTTTTTGGGGCTTAGCGGGGCGGGCGATCTTTTTCTCACGGCTTCATCGGTGCTCTCGCGCAACTACCGCGTGGGTTTGGGGCTTGCTAAAAACGAGAGCCTTAACAAAATCCTAAACGATCTAGGCGAGGTCGCCGAGGGCGTGGATACGGCGTATGCGATAGAAAAGATCGCCGCCGGCAAGGGCATCTATACGCCGATAGTAAATGAAGTTGCGTCGATGCTGCGCGGCAAAGACGTGCAAGAAAGCCTAAAAGATCTGCTGAGTAAGAAGTAA
- the gatB gene encoding Asp-tRNA(Asn)/Glu-tRNA(Gln) amidotransferase subunit GatB, protein MFEVVIGLEVHTQLNTKTKIFCSCSTSFGDEANTHVCPTCLALPGSLPVLNKEAVRKAISFGAAVNATINKRSVFNRKNYFYPDLPKAYQISQFEIPIVEKGELFIDVNGEKKRIGITRAHLEEDAGKNIHESGQSLVDLNRAGTPLLEIVSEPDLRSSDEAVAYLKKLHSILRFLNISDANMQEGSFRCDANVSIRPKGDSKLYTRVEIKNLNSFRFIQKAIDYEVERQSAAWEDGKYDEEVYQETRLFDTVNLVTRSMRGKEDSAEYRYFPDPDLLPVEIPEEMYNEAIKIPELAEQKVARYGRELGVKEDDALILTSSVETAKYFEELVEAKISPKLAVTWLIVELLGRLKNGATIETSPVNSAKMIELLRRIEDGTISAKAAKEVLDYLMENEGSVDAVIEKLGLKQVSDDSAIIAIIDQILSANADKVAEYKSGKDKLFGFFVGQTMKEGKGAFNPAKVNELLKAKLG, encoded by the coding sequence ATGTTTGAAGTCGTTATCGGGCTTGAGGTTCACACTCAGCTTAATACAAAAACTAAAATTTTCTGCTCTTGCTCCACGAGCTTCGGCGATGAGGCGAATACGCACGTTTGTCCGACCTGCCTAGCGCTACCGGGATCTTTGCCGGTGCTAAACAAAGAAGCCGTGAGAAAGGCGATAAGCTTCGGCGCGGCGGTAAATGCGACCATAAATAAACGTTCGGTTTTTAACCGTAAAAACTACTTTTATCCGGACCTTCCAAAAGCCTATCAAATTTCGCAGTTTGAGATACCGATAGTAGAAAAAGGCGAGCTTTTTATCGACGTAAACGGCGAGAAAAAGCGCATAGGTATCACTCGCGCACACCTTGAAGAGGATGCGGGTAAAAACATCCACGAGAGCGGACAAAGCCTAGTCGATCTAAACCGCGCGGGCACGCCGCTGCTTGAGATCGTGAGCGAGCCTGATCTGCGCAGCTCCGACGAGGCGGTCGCGTATCTAAAAAAACTGCACTCGATTTTGCGATTTTTAAACATCAGCGACGCCAATATGCAAGAAGGAAGCTTTCGCTGCGACGCTAACGTCAGCATCCGCCCAAAAGGCGACAGCAAGCTCTACACGCGCGTCGAGATTAAAAATTTAAACTCGTTTAGATTTATCCAAAAAGCGATCGACTACGAGGTCGAGCGTCAAAGCGCGGCGTGGGAAGACGGCAAATACGATGAAGAAGTTTATCAAGAAACCCGCCTTTTTGATACCGTAAATTTAGTCACGCGCTCGATGCGAGGCAAGGAAGATAGCGCCGAGTATAGATATTTCCCCGATCCTGATCTGCTACCCGTCGAGATCCCTGAGGAGATGTATAACGAAGCGATCAAGATCCCCGAGCTTGCCGAACAAAAGGTCGCTAGATACGGACGTGAGCTTGGCGTCAAAGAGGACGACGCGCTGATTTTAACGAGCAGCGTGGAGACGGCGAAGTATTTCGAGGAGCTCGTAGAGGCTAAAATATCGCCGAAACTGGCCGTTACGTGGCTCATCGTCGAGCTTTTGGGTCGCCTAAAAAACGGCGCTACGATAGAGACATCGCCCGTAAATTCGGCTAAGATGATAGAGCTCTTACGCCGCATCGAAGACGGCACGATAAGCGCGAAAGCGGCAAAAGAGGTGCTTGACTATCTTATGGAAAACGAGGGTAGCGTAGATGCCGTCATCGAAAAATTGGGATTAAAGCAGGTCAGCGACGACTCGGCCATCATAGCGATAATAGATCAAATTTTAAGCGCGAACGCCGACAAGGTCGCCGAGTATAAAAGCGGCAAGGACAAGCTTTTCGGATTCTTCGTCGGACAAACGATGAAAGAGGGCAAAGGCGCGTTTAATCCTGCAAAAGTAAATGAGCTTTTGAAGGCTAAGCTGGGGTAA
- a CDS encoding F0F1 ATP synthase subunit A: MQENLFLFTGWIASLFTDNEHVIHAVNYAGHLVLVAVIVLIAAKFATKNLQLVPRGTQNILEAYLEGVVSMGKDVLGSEALSRKYLPLVATIGLIVFVSNMIGIIPGFEAPTSSLNLTLTLALVVFVFYHYEGIRANGVIKYFAHFMGPNKWLAPIMFIVEIVSHLSRVVSLSFRLFGNIKGDDLFLLVVLALAYYAALPAFVLLTFMACLQTFIFMILTYVYLAGAILISHDEH, translated from the coding sequence ATGCAAGAAAATTTGTTTTTGTTTACAGGTTGGATCGCTTCTTTGTTTACCGACAACGAGCACGTTATCCACGCGGTAAATTACGCGGGACATCTCGTTTTGGTCGCGGTTATCGTGCTCATCGCGGCAAAATTTGCAACTAAAAATTTGCAGCTCGTGCCTCGCGGAACGCAAAATATCCTCGAAGCGTATCTGGAGGGCGTCGTATCCATGGGCAAGGACGTGCTAGGTAGCGAAGCGCTATCTAGAAAGTATCTGCCGTTAGTCGCCACTATCGGTTTGATCGTATTTGTAAGTAATATGATAGGTATAATACCCGGATTTGAGGCTCCGACTTCGAGCTTAAATTTGACCCTTACTCTAGCGCTCGTAGTTTTCGTGTTTTATCACTACGAAGGTATCCGAGCAAACGGCGTTATCAAGTATTTTGCTCACTTTATGGGGCCTAATAAATGGCTGGCTCCGATAATGTTTATCGTCGAGATCGTTTCGCATCTATCTCGCGTCGTATCGCTTTCTTTCCGACTTTTCGGTAACATCAAGGGCGATGATTTGTTCCTTTTGGTCGTGCTTGCTCTTGCGTATTACGCTGCGCTTCCGGCGTTTGTTTTGCTTACGTTTATGGCGTGCTTGCAGACATTTATCTTTATGATTCTTACTTACGTGTATCTTGCTGGTGCGATTTTGATCAGCCACGACGAGCACTGA
- a CDS encoding TSUP family transporter: MDFDFGITAYFIFFAAAFAAGFVDAIAGGGGLIALPTIMAMGVPPHVALATNKLQGTFGSFTAALNFARKGMINFREVFIGIVFTFIGACVGTVLILFLSAEFLRVIIPFCLIAIFIYTLLMPKVGDEDRAARMNARAFYVIFGLILGFYDGFFGPGAGSFWTFAMVALIGLNMKKAVAHTKILNFTSNIVSLAVFIADGHMLWTVGFLMGAGQVLGAYFGSNMVMKKDVKFVRVVFLAVVGATILKLVYDRFFA, encoded by the coding sequence ATGGACTTTGACTTCGGCATTACGGCGTATTTTATATTTTTCGCGGCGGCCTTTGCGGCGGGTTTTGTAGATGCGATCGCGGGCGGCGGCGGGCTGATCGCGCTGCCGACGATCATGGCGATGGGCGTGCCGCCTCACGTGGCGCTAGCTACGAACAAACTTCAAGGCACTTTCGGTAGCTTCACGGCGGCGCTAAATTTTGCCCGAAAAGGGATGATAAATTTTCGCGAAGTGTTTATCGGTATCGTTTTTACCTTTATCGGCGCGTGCGTCGGCACGGTGCTTATATTGTTTTTGAGCGCCGAATTTTTGCGCGTTATTATCCCGTTTTGTTTGATAGCGATTTTCATCTATACGCTTTTGATGCCAAAAGTCGGCGACGAAGATAGAGCCGCCCGTATGAACGCGCGAGCCTTTTACGTGATATTCGGGCTTATTTTGGGCTTTTACGACGGATTTTTCGGGCCTGGAGCGGGCAGTTTTTGGACGTTTGCGATGGTTGCGCTCATCGGGCTAAATATGAAAAAAGCCGTCGCGCATACGAAAATCCTAAATTTTACCAGCAACATCGTCTCTCTTGCCGTTTTTATCGCGGACGGGCATATGCTTTGGACGGTCGGATTTTTGATGGGCGCGGGGCAGGTTTTGGGCGCGTATTTCGGTTCGAATATGGTTATGAAAAAGGACGTTAAATTTGTTAGAGTCGTATTTTTAGCCGTTGTGGGCGCGACGATACTAAAGCTCGTTTATGATAGATTTTTCGCGTGA
- a CDS encoding superoxide dismutase family protein translates to MKKIVLAGAAIGCLLATGALAHEEQNFDPKAGKHLVIPMEQLSEKGNMSVGEVVAIETSYGVAFFPNLKGLEGGVHGFHVHQNADCGATEKGLGMKAGGHWDPTDTKKHSFAWDDNGHKGDLPALFVDKDGNAAYPVLAPKIKKIDELKGHSLMVHVGGDNHSDHPKPLGGGGARMVCGVIK, encoded by the coding sequence ATGAAAAAAATCGTTTTGGCCGGTGCGGCCATAGGCTGCCTACTCGCTACCGGCGCGCTTGCGCACGAGGAGCAAAACTTCGACCCGAAAGCGGGCAAACACCTAGTGATCCCTATGGAGCAACTAAGCGAAAAAGGCAATATGTCCGTAGGCGAGGTCGTAGCGATCGAAACTAGCTACGGCGTGGCGTTTTTCCCAAATCTCAAAGGTCTTGAGGGCGGCGTACATGGATTTCACGTGCATCAAAACGCGGACTGTGGCGCGACTGAGAAGGGTCTAGGTATGAAAGCGGGCGGCCACTGGGATCCGACCGATACGAAAAAACACTCTTTTGCATGGGACGACAACGGTCATAAGGGCGATCTGCCGGCGCTTTTCGTCGATAAAGACGGCAACGCGGCCTATCCTGTGCTTGCTCCAAAAATCAAGAAGATTGACGAGCTAAAAGGCCACTCGCTAATGGTTCACGTCGGCGGCGATAATCACAGCGACCATCCGAAACCTCTTGGCGGCGGCGGCGCTAGAATGGTCTGCGGCGTTATAAAATAA
- a CDS encoding TIGR02757 family protein has translation MNIKTLLDQNVISKNTQADLFSAADPLQVASKFKTPEISLVCALFAYGNAKLIVNFLNSLDFSLLDKSEEQIASNLTRHKYRFQSCEDVRQIFITVSRLKKHGDIESAVRSGFEKSGSMIDGINELIKFIYSLNSYRSEGYEFFFGKPYEKAPQSPYKRYNMFLRWMVRDSDIDLGLFKSLPKSKLLMPLDVHTHRVSLNLGLISRKSYDFKAVRELTDKLCEFDPADPIKYDFALYRIGQSGELTEILNKIK, from the coding sequence ATGAATATAAAAACTCTCCTAGATCAAAACGTAATCTCCAAAAATACGCAGGCGGATCTGTTTTCCGCCGCCGATCCGTTGCAAGTAGCGAGCAAATTTAAAACGCCTGAGATCTCCCTTGTTTGCGCGCTTTTTGCCTACGGCAACGCAAAGCTCATCGTAAATTTTCTAAATTCGCTCGATTTTTCGCTACTAGATAAAAGCGAGGAGCAAATCGCCTCAAATTTGACGCGACACAAATACCGCTTTCAAAGCTGCGAGGACGTGAGGCAGATTTTTATCACCGTTTCGCGCCTGAAAAAGCACGGCGATATCGAAAGCGCGGTGAGATCGGGCTTTGAGAAAAGCGGCTCGATGATAGACGGTATAAACGAGCTTATTAAATTTATATATTCGCTTAACTCCTATCGCTCGGAAGGGTATGAGTTTTTCTTCGGCAAACCCTACGAAAAAGCGCCGCAAAGCCCGTATAAACGCTATAATATGTTCCTTCGCTGGATGGTGCGAGATAGCGATATCGACCTTGGGCTCTTTAAAAGCCTGCCAAAAAGCAAGCTCCTGATGCCTCTTGACGTGCACACACACCGAGTGTCGCTAAATTTGGGCTTAATCTCTCGCAAAAGTTATGATTTTAAGGCCGTGCGCGAGCTAACGGACAAGCTTTGCGAATTTGACCCCGCCGATCCGATCAAATACGACTTCGCGCTCTACCGCATCGGCCAAAGCGGCGAACTGACCGAGATTTTAAATAAAATAAAATGA
- the flgK gene encoding flagellar hook-associated protein FlgK — protein sequence MANIFSSLHIGMTGLDAAQTQITTTGHNITNADNEHYTRQRVVQSAREAFHDIPGDIGTGTQVDTVVRVHDEFTFARLRTSNINLESTEYKKKILEEISQRFPDLKSVGIGRDLQNYFNAWNNLASNPTEGSQKINLLNTASTLAKSINKAHDMLTKIQKDVDSQIEVTVNEINKYAKQIAQINKEIVRVESVGNTRANDLRDKRDQLELAMSKLVGMSVFKGELQGSNVDPTVTDMGTKHQINISGFNIVDGVTYHPLKIDKMNGNSDFKGVYFERDDGKKVDLNGRISGGKLGAALDLRGRKMDDSGEFQDGTIQKYIDNLNTFAKGIINETNNIYAKSAVENAVTDEIKGLSDSRTLMNFNNDIKHGSFDVVVYNNQGQEVARKTININASTSINDNTRGNSIVRDFNSDTDDNGDNNSLNDVDDYFQANYQYDAATGRGTFGVIPKKNAGEYSVAFVDKGTNFPGIIGLNRVFEGGEAKDMSVKSELMENPHKLKAYSNPTPGNNEVANDMVQMQYKKIIFYSDKHADKEESVEGYYRYITTDLASETQSNNDLNDANAAIHKVAMSEHQSVSGVNLNEELTNLIRFQSSYGAAAKIITTVEKMLDTLLMLKQ from the coding sequence ATGGCTAATATCTTTTCATCTTTGCATATCGGTATGACCGGTCTTGACGCGGCGCAGACGCAGATCACTACGACCGGGCACAATATAACAAATGCCGACAACGAGCACTACACCAGGCAGCGCGTCGTGCAGTCTGCCAGAGAGGCCTTTCACGATATTCCGGGCGACATAGGTACGGGCACTCAGGTAGATACGGTCGTGCGCGTGCATGACGAATTTACTTTCGCCAGGCTTCGCACTTCAAATATAAATTTAGAATCTACCGAATACAAAAAGAAAATTTTAGAGGAAATTTCACAGCGTTTTCCCGACCTCAAAAGCGTGGGCATAGGTAGGGATTTGCAAAATTATTTCAATGCGTGGAACAACTTAGCCTCAAACCCGACCGAGGGCTCGCAGAAGATAAATTTGTTAAATACCGCATCAACTTTGGCTAAAAGCATAAATAAAGCTCACGATATGCTGACGAAAATTCAAAAAGATGTTGATTCGCAGATAGAAGTTACCGTAAATGAGATAAATAAATACGCCAAGCAAATCGCACAGATAAACAAAGAGATCGTTCGCGTCGAGTCCGTTGGAAATACAAGGGCCAACGATCTACGCGATAAACGCGATCAGCTCGAGCTTGCGATGTCAAAGCTGGTAGGGATGAGCGTATTTAAGGGCGAGCTGCAAGGCAGCAACGTCGATCCTACCGTGACCGATATGGGCACCAAACATCAGATAAATATCTCGGGATTTAATATCGTAGACGGCGTGACCTACCACCCGCTAAAGATAGATAAAATGAACGGCAATAGCGATTTTAAGGGTGTTTATTTCGAGAGAGACGACGGCAAAAAAGTCGATCTAAACGGACGAATCTCGGGCGGTAAATTGGGTGCCGCTTTGGATCTGCGCGGACGCAAGATGGATGATAGCGGCGAATTTCAAGACGGAACGATACAAAAATATATCGACAATCTAAACACCTTCGCCAAAGGCATCATAAATGAAACCAATAATATCTACGCAAAATCAGCCGTAGAAAACGCCGTAACCGACGAGATAAAAGGCCTGAGCGACTCCAGGACGCTGATGAATTTTAATAACGACATCAAGCACGGCAGCTTTGACGTCGTGGTCTATAACAACCAAGGCCAAGAGGTCGCTCGCAAAACGATCAACATAAACGCCTCGACCTCGATAAACGACAACACTCGCGGCAACTCCATCGTGCGCGACTTTAACTCCGATACCGACGACAACGGCGATAACAACTCGCTAAACGACGTGGATGATTATTTCCAGGCGAATTACCAATACGACGCGGCGACGGGCAGGGGTACTTTTGGCGTCATACCGAAAAAAAATGCGGGCGAATACAGCGTAGCTTTCGTCGATAAAGGCACGAATTTTCCGGGTATCATCGGGCTAAATAGAGTTTTTGAGGGTGGCGAAGCGAAAGATATGAGTGTCAAAAGCGAGCTAATGGAAAATCCGCATAAGCTAAAGGCCTACTCAAACCCGACTCCCGGCAATAACGAAGTCGCAAACGATATGGTGCAGATGCAGTATAAAAAAATCATATTTTACTCCGACAAGCACGCGGATAAAGAGGAGAGCGTCGAGGGATACTACCGCTATATCACGACCGATCTAGCCAGCGAGACACAGTCAAATAACGACCTAAACGACGCAAACGCCGCTATCCACAAGGTAGCGATGTCGGAGCATCAATCCGTTAGCGGGGTAAATTTAAACGAAGAGCTAACAAATCTCATACGCTTTCAAAGCAGCTACGGCGCGGCGGCCAAGATCATCACGACCGTAGAAAAGATGCTTGATACCTTGCTTATGCTAAAACAATAA